Proteins from a single region of Plasmodium brasilianum strain Bolivian I chromosome 13, whole genome shotgun sequence:
- a CDS encoding ATP-dependent RNA helicase DDX55 has product MREEEKEKVPFTELNLDESIIFSLFMQKYFFCVNIQKNAIPNIIKEENVLLHSETGSGKTLCFVIPILQYLVSCKRRYINKHHSELYVENNKDIGSNVLYNKDSMQSIYDYFENVDIQKCSSYVHIDIDNFIMYNNNIIQKEILREVIEQDGGTRGEEAKKDPVVGPTAGKVAGPVVGPIEGPVVDPVAGPVVGPVTGPVVDPVEDPITAANYSIIECAQEGIKNNLCSFEQKVKKHEGLNVSGIVITPTRELCIQIYNVINKFLFFIRLYYAQKFHIDFKTLNKENFFINVLLLRGAIKIQEDLKIIENEKKKKNRYQIIVGTPGKLSVLFNEYNNSRHISGSRSSGSRSSGNSRSNGSLFDTSKLKYLILDEGDKLLEESYISYVKDIIKNVVQKEYCTCICSATCLHEEKFYNMFSNKVKYFTKCINSKSSTINVNADANIHDYSNENASNTFQLPEKIENYYYVLRNLDKSFFLFKFLNTVVNSGENIIIFFSTCFCVEFYFHLFKNILTIKKNNRKEYFEKIRSLNKRYNNIYKENELDQFAKIICYIEKYIGNKKKFTLLKIHRKMKDKKRIGAYKKIMENKNKFTTKVIFCTDIMSRGINVNVHWVLNYDVANKNMTYIHRSGRTGRFDKKGKSIVLLNKKEKEYIYFLKNKKVHIVNFKKTDMFQIMFNYELRMMKYENILSKEALDISRKNKKNITTLDKNENFFFHFYQNYYGEQFMGGNINADKKVGRGKKKNCTDEGSSSSSCSNNDNKNNDNNNDVCSKRDSNDADKKCESTEKRNIILLNNMVTLFLKYLVFFVIEYREIFSLSTKAFLSYIEFYRNHQLNFIFSLNKINLKHLCYAFALVKLPKFKEKFKIKNFQKININTFDIPYKNEEKEKKRQENRKNKVKGDLKNKEKEGDLECKKYSNFQQKEQNTIKNKKKQKMKKKKQKKTTVQRKREKRQMEEDEIDDLFFEEKLYKKLKKKKITKDEYYKLLNIDNVDNIFSTANMSKNVSIQKKNIFKPTKIKCKKKQKVFNRKIKKGRYKGKRK; this is encoded by the coding sequence ACTCAACTTAGACGAGTCCATAATATTTTCTCTGTTcatgcaaaaatattttttttgtgtcaatatacaaaaaaatgcgataccaaatattataaaagaagaaaatgttTTACTACATTCAGAAACAGGTAGCGGAAAAACATTATGCTTTGTAATACCAATATTACAGTATTTGGTTAGCTGTAAACgaagatatataaataaacaccATTCTGAACTTTATGTTGAAAATAACAAAGATATAGGTAGTAATGTTTTGTACAACAAAGACAGTATGCAATCTATTTACGATTATTTCGAAAATGTTgatatacaaaaatgtagCTCATATGTTCACatagatatagataatttcattatgtacaataataatataatacaaaaggAAATTTTAAGAGAGGTTATCGAGCAAGATGGAGGCACTAGAGGGGAAGAAGCGAAGAAGGACCCAGTAGTAGGTCCAACAGCGGGTAAAGTAGCAGGACCAGTAGTAGGCCCAATAGAAGGACCAGTAGTGGACCCAGTAGCAGGACCAGTTGTAGGCCCAGTAACAGGACCAGTAGTAGACCCAGTAGAAGATCCCATAACAGCCGCTAACTACAGCATTATTGAATGTGCTCaagaaggaataaaaaataatttatgctCCTTTGAGCAAAAGGTTAAAAAGCACGAAGGATTAAACGTGAGTGGTATTGTAATAACCCCTACAAGAGAGTTGTGCATACAAATTTACAATgtgataaataaatttttatttttcattagaTTGTATTATGCGCAAAAGTTTCATATAGACTTTAAAACATTGAATAAGGAGAATTTCTTTATAAACGTTCTGCTCTTACGAGGAGCAATAAAAATACAGGAggatttaaaaataattgaaaatgaaaaaaaaaaaaaaaatagatatcAAATTATTGTAGGGACCCCAGGAAAGTTATCTGTCCTGTTTAATGAGTATAACAACAGTAGGCATATTAGTGGTAGTCGTAGTAGTGGTAGTCGTAGTAGTGGTAATAGTAGGAGCAATGGCTCCCTCTTTGACAcaagtaaattaaaatatttaatattagaTGAAGGGGATAAATTGCTAGAAGAAAGTTATATTAGTTATGttaaagatataataaaaaatgtcgTACAAAAAGAGTactgtacatgtatatgtagtGCAACTTGCCTACATGAAGAGAagttttataatatgttttcaaataaagtaaaatactTTACGAAATGTATTAATAGTAAAAGTAGTACCATTAATGTTAATGCTGATGCTAATATACATGACTATAGTAATGAAAATGCAAGTAACACATTTCAATTGccagaaaaaatagaaaattattactatGTTTTAAGAAATTTAGACAAaagcttttttctttttaaattcttaAATACAGTTGTTAATTCGGGAGAaaacattataatatttttttcgacTTGTTTTTGTGTTGagttttattttcatctatttaaaaatattctaacaataaaaaaaaataataggaaagaatattttgaaaaaataagaagccTTAATAAgagatataataatatatataaagaaaatgaacTGGATCAATttgcaaaaattatttgctatattgaaaaatatatagggaacaaaaagaaatttacacttttaaaaattcatagaaaaatgaaagataaaaaaagaattggtgcttataaaaaaataatggaaaacaaaaataagttTACTACAAAAGTTATCTTCTGTACTGATATTATGAGTAGGGGAATTAATGTTAATGTACACTGGGTCTTGAACTATGATGttgcaaataaaaatatgacttATATTCATCGAAGTGGAAGAACAGGGAGATTTGATaagaaaggaaaaagcattgttttattaaataaaaaagaaaaggagtatatatacttcttaaaaaataaaaaggtacatattgttaattttaaaaaaactgACATGTTTCaaattatgtttaattaTGAATTGCGTATGATGAAATATGAGAACATATTAAGTAAAGAAGCGTTGGATATatcaagaaaaaataaaaaaaatataacaacaCTTGACaagaatgaaaattttttttttcatttttatcagaATTATTACGGTGAGCAATTTATGGGTGGGAATATCAATGCGGATAAGAAAGTGGggaggggaaaaaaaaaaaattgcacgGATGAAggcagtagtagcagtagctGTAGCAACAATGACAATAAGAACAATGATAATAACAACGACGTTTGTAGCAAGAGAGATAGTAATGATGCGGATAAGAAATGCGAGTCGACAGAAAAGagaaacattattttattaaacaatATGGTtaccttatttttaaaatatttggtCTTTTTTGTAATTGAATACAGAGAAATATTCTCACTTTCAACGAAAGCATTTCTTTCGTATATAGAGTTTTACAGAAACCATCAgttaaatttcattttttcattgaacaaaataaacttAAAGCATTTGTGCTACGCCTTTGCTTTAGTTAAATTACCGAAATTTAAGGAGAAATTCAAAATTAAGAATTtccaaaaaattaacattaacACTTTTGATATACCGTACAAAAACGaagaaaaggagaaaaagaGACAGGAAAATAGGAAAAACAAAGTGAAAGGagatttgaaaaataaagagaaagaagGAGATTtggaatgtaaaaaatattcaaattttcAGCAAAAGGAGCAGAACACgataaagaacaaaaaaaagcaaaaaatgaaaaaaaaaaaacaaaaaaaaactacTGTTCAGAGAAAACGTGAAAAAAGACAAATGGAAGAAGATGAAATtgatgatttatttttcgaagaaaaattatataaaaagttaaaaaaaaaaaaaataaccaAAGATGAATATTACAAACTGTTGAATATAGACAATGTCGATAACATATTTTCTACGGCTAATATGTCAAAAAATGTAAGtattcaaaagaaaaatatttttaaaccaACTAAGATAAAgtgtaaaaaaaagcaaaaagtatttaatagaaagataaaaaaaggaagatataaaggaaaaagaaaataa